A window of the Streptomyces griseochromogenes genome harbors these coding sequences:
- a CDS encoding cystathionine gamma-synthase yields the protein MSDRQISQHFETLAIHAGNTADPLTGAVVPPIYQVSTYKQDGVGGLRGGYEYSRSANPTRTALEENLAALEGGRRGLAFASGLAAEDTLLRTLLSPGDHVVIPNDAYGGTFRLFAKVVSRWGVEWSVADTSDPSAVRAAITPKTKAVWVETPSNPLLGITDIAAVAQVAHDAGARLVVDNTFATPYLQQPLSLGADVVVHSLTKYMGGHSDVVGGALIVSDQALGEELAYHQNSMGAVAGPFDSWLVLRGTKTLAVRMDRHSENAAKIVDMLTRHKRVTSVLYPGLPEHPGHETAAKQMKAFGGMVSFRVEGGEEAAVEVCNRTKVFTLGESLGGVESLIEHPGRMTHASVAGSALEVPGDLVRLSVGIENVDDLLEDLQQALG from the coding sequence ATGAGCGACAGGCAGATCAGTCAGCACTTCGAGACCCTCGCGATCCACGCGGGCAACACCGCGGATCCCCTCACCGGCGCGGTCGTCCCGCCGATCTACCAGGTCTCGACCTACAAGCAGGACGGCGTGGGTGGCCTGCGCGGCGGCTACGAGTACAGCCGCAGCGCCAACCCGACCAGGACCGCCCTGGAGGAGAACCTCGCCGCGCTGGAAGGCGGCCGCCGCGGCCTCGCGTTCGCGTCCGGCCTGGCGGCCGAGGACACCCTGCTGCGCACGCTGCTCAGCCCCGGCGACCACGTGGTGATCCCGAACGACGCCTATGGCGGAACCTTCCGCCTCTTCGCCAAGGTCGTCTCCCGGTGGGGCGTGGAGTGGTCGGTCGCCGACACCAGCGACCCGTCCGCCGTGCGCGCCGCGATCACCCCGAAGACCAAGGCCGTCTGGGTGGAGACCCCCTCCAACCCGCTGCTCGGCATCACCGACATCGCCGCCGTCGCCCAGGTCGCCCACGACGCGGGCGCGAGGCTCGTCGTCGACAACACCTTCGCCACCCCCTACCTCCAGCAGCCGCTGTCGCTCGGGGCGGACGTCGTCGTGCACTCCCTGACCAAGTACATGGGCGGCCACTCGGACGTGGTGGGCGGTGCGCTGATCGTCTCCGACCAGGCCCTGGGCGAGGAACTGGCCTACCACCAGAACTCGATGGGCGCCGTCGCCGGCCCCTTCGACTCCTGGCTGGTGCTGCGCGGCACCAAGACCCTCGCGGTGCGCATGGACCGGCACAGCGAGAACGCCGCCAAGATCGTCGACATGCTGACCCGGCACAAGCGCGTGACCAGCGTCCTGTACCCGGGGCTGCCCGAGCACCCGGGCCACGAGACCGCCGCCAAGCAGATGAAGGCGTTCGGCGGCATGGTGTCCTTCCGGGTCGAGGGCGGCGAGGAGGCCGCGGTCGAGGTGTGCAACCGCACCAAGGTGTTCACGCTCGGCGAGTCGCTCGGCGGTGTCGAGTCGCTCATCGAGCACCCCGGCCGGATGACGCACGCCTCCGTGGCCGGCTCGGCCCTGGAGGTCCCCGGCGACCTGGTGCGCCTGTCCGTGGGCATCGAGAACGTCGACGACCTGCTGGAGGACCTGCAGCAGGCCCTGGGCTGA
- a CDS encoding sigma factor-like helix-turn-helix DNA-binding protein: MRDRQASRDARRAREFEAFVAGAAGRLQHAATLLTAEAPDANPRARRLLTLALAHTYARWDRLRGEDPYDCARQYLATRFSHGTWHQYGAFGRARPHPRSPLAALTPQERLILVLRLYEGVAEEQTAALLGLPAERVHTICDRATATLLHPARTAAPRAMGGAKVAPS; encoded by the coding sequence GTGCGTGATCGGCAGGCATCCCGCGATGCCCGCCGGGCCCGGGAGTTCGAGGCGTTCGTGGCGGGCGCGGCCGGCCGGCTGCAGCATGCCGCCACACTGCTCACCGCCGAGGCGCCGGACGCCAATCCGCGCGCGCGAAGGCTGCTGACGCTGGCCCTCGCCCACACCTACGCCCGCTGGGACCGGCTGCGCGGCGAGGACCCGTACGACTGCGCCCGCCAGTACCTCGCCACTCGCTTCTCGCACGGGACATGGCACCAGTACGGCGCCTTCGGCCGCGCCCGGCCCCATCCGCGCAGCCCGCTCGCCGCCCTGACGCCCCAGGAGCGGCTGATCCTGGTGCTGCGGCTGTACGAGGGGGTCGCCGAGGAACAGACGGCGGCACTGCTCGGCCTGCCCGCCGAGCGCGTGCACACCATCTGCGACCGTGCGACGGCCACACTGCTGCACCCGGCGCGCACGGCCGCCCCGCGCGCGATGGGCGGTGCGAAGGTGGCACCGTCATGA
- a CDS encoding MarR family winged helix-turn-helix transcriptional regulator, whose amino-acid sequence MSMDMTTVGDTGLLDTLQHEVAVFARRAEQTRLGGVGQVRNSMDRAAYLLLNRLDNEGPMGVKALAASMGIDSSTVTRQVAPLVDTGLVKRTSHPEDGRAVVLQLSPRGLSRLEEVRSSRRQLMAELTHDWAPEEREQFCTLLTRFNSALSARMTVQGVPSSEQPTTA is encoded by the coding sequence ATGTCGATGGACATGACGACCGTCGGTGACACCGGTCTTCTCGACACCCTCCAGCACGAGGTGGCGGTGTTCGCCCGGCGTGCCGAACAGACCCGGCTCGGCGGCGTCGGACAGGTGCGCAACTCCATGGACCGCGCCGCGTATCTGCTGCTCAACCGCCTCGACAACGAGGGTCCGATGGGCGTCAAGGCGCTGGCCGCGAGCATGGGGATCGACTCGTCCACGGTCACGCGGCAGGTGGCTCCGCTGGTCGACACCGGGCTCGTCAAGCGCACCTCGCACCCGGAGGACGGGCGGGCGGTGGTACTCCAGCTGTCGCCGCGCGGTCTGTCGCGGCTGGAGGAAGTGCGTTCCTCCCGGCGTCAGTTGATGGCCGAGCTGACACACGACTGGGCCCCGGAGGAGCGCGAGCAGTTCTGCACGCTCCTCACGCGCTTCAACAGCGCGCTCTCGGCCCGTATGACGGTCCAGGGGGTGCCCTCCTCGGAGCAGCCGACCACGGCCTGA
- the ilvA gene encoding threonine ammonia-lyase, whose amino-acid sequence MSYGTTDSLRSVTLDDVRGAQKMLSGVARVTAMEGSRHLSQLIGAPVHLKCENLQRTGSFKLRGAYVRIAGLLPEERAAGVVAASAGNHAQGVALASSLLGVHATVFMPKGAPLPKISATRDYGAEVRLHGQVVDETLAAAEEYAAETGAVFIHPFDHPDVIAGQGTVGLEILEQCPEVRTIVVGIGGGGLAAGIAVAVKALRPDVRIVGVQAEGAAAYPPSLAAGRPVSVHNPATMADGIKVGRPGLVPFGIISDLVDEVRTVSEDQLSAALLLCLERAKLVVEPAGASPVAALLGEPGAFPGPVVAVLSGGNVDPVLLQRVLRHGMAAQGRYLAVRLRLTDRPGALATLLGVLSVVDANVLDVSHVRTDPRLGLTEAEVELHLETKGPAHCAEVGQALREAGYTVID is encoded by the coding sequence ATGAGCTACGGCACTACTGACTCCTTGCGCTCCGTCACCCTCGACGATGTGCGCGGAGCCCAGAAGATGCTCTCCGGAGTGGCGCGGGTGACCGCCATGGAGGGCAGCCGGCACCTGTCCCAGCTGATCGGCGCGCCGGTGCACCTCAAGTGCGAGAACCTGCAGCGCACGGGCTCGTTCAAGCTGCGCGGCGCCTACGTCCGGATCGCCGGGCTGCTGCCGGAGGAACGTGCCGCCGGGGTGGTGGCCGCGAGCGCCGGCAACCACGCGCAGGGCGTGGCGCTGGCCTCCTCGCTGCTGGGCGTGCACGCCACCGTGTTCATGCCGAAGGGCGCCCCGCTGCCGAAGATCAGCGCCACCCGGGACTACGGCGCCGAGGTGCGCCTGCACGGCCAGGTGGTCGACGAGACGCTGGCCGCCGCCGAGGAGTACGCGGCCGAGACCGGCGCGGTGTTCATCCACCCCTTCGACCACCCCGACGTCATCGCAGGTCAGGGCACGGTCGGCCTGGAGATCCTGGAGCAGTGCCCGGAGGTGCGCACCATCGTCGTCGGTATCGGCGGCGGCGGGCTCGCGGCCGGGATCGCGGTCGCGGTGAAGGCGCTCAGGCCGGACGTCAGGATCGTCGGGGTGCAGGCGGAAGGGGCCGCGGCCTATCCGCCCTCGCTCGCGGCCGGCCGTCCGGTGTCGGTGCACAACCCGGCGACGATGGCCGACGGCATCAAGGTGGGCCGCCCGGGCCTGGTGCCGTTCGGGATCATCAGCGATCTGGTGGACGAGGTACGCACGGTCAGCGAGGACCAGCTGTCGGCCGCGCTGCTGCTGTGCCTGGAGCGGGCCAAGCTGGTCGTCGAACCGGCCGGCGCGAGCCCGGTGGCGGCCCTGCTCGGCGAGCCCGGCGCCTTCCCCGGCCCGGTCGTCGCCGTGCTGTCCGGCGGCAACGTCGATCCGGTGCTGCTCCAGCGGGTGCTGCGGCACGGCATGGCCGCGCAGGGCCGCTACCTGGCGGTCCGGCTGCGGCTGACCGACCGGCCCGGCGCCCTCGCCACGCTCCTCGGGGTGTTGTCAGTGGTCGACGCCAACGTCCTCGACGTGAGCCATGTACGAACCGATCCCCGGCTCGGGCTCACGGAGGCGGAGGTGGAGCTGCACCTCGAGACGAAGGGACCGGCGCACTGCGCCGAGGTCGGCCAGGCCCTGCGCGAGGCGGGCTACACGGTCATCGACTGA